The genomic window NNNNNNNNNNNNNNNNNNNNNNNNNNNNNNNNNNNNNNNNNTttcaattatcaattatatcaccGGATTTGATGGTAAATTTTGCACCCACGTTTCTCGATCAATTGCTAATGAACCCTCCAATATCATAATCCTTCGTCTTTAATTTACTAGAATAATTGCTAATTGTTTTCATCAAAACAAGAATAGTAAAACACTGTCATCCGGTTGAAAATGATATATTGCATTCAATctcctttataattttcttttttttcttcacccaaaGCTCAAGGAAGAGATTCCGTCACTAACTCTGTAGGCGTCTCcgtacttttgttttttgtctagaTGGACAGTCCACACTNNNNNNNNNNNNNNNNNNNNNNNNNNNNNNNNNNNNNNNNNNNNNNNNNNNNNTTGCAAGCATCATCTCACAAGATATTCATGGGACTCTTAGGANNNNNNNNNNNNNNNNNNNNNNNNAGGGGGGGTATTTTTTCTAGATAACAATCTTGATCCTAAAATGCGCATGGCATTACCAGTACTCCTAGACTGATTTTAATCTAAAACTATTTAAGCCACTAAAATGGATATATGATTTCAAGACAAGCATTTGGTGATAGTTTTAAGAACTTCCTTATGCTTCCTACATCTTATCTACAAATTTCTAGATTCAGGAACAGGCTattcatagtatatgtatagtacaaacaccagctatgatttttttctttggctcaTAATTTGATATCCTACTCTTTAGTCACTACCTTAACATCACACTAAACAGAAATATCCAATACATCTTTCCCTAAAAGCGCTTCACACGACCATATTCATCACCAacagtttctcttcttttctgctgGCTTGCTTCCAAACCATGTTCATCTGATGCTGAAGAACAAGTCAGCATATGCTGAGaggcttcttttcttttcatgtaaaACTCGTGTGACCACCTTTTTCCNNNNNNNNNNNNNNNNNNNNNNNNNNCTTCTAGTAAAGTCAATATCAGTGATCcactttatttattgataatttgttatttctctgattttatatagctattcgtttatttgttcattcatttaatcAATATTTTACGTCCTTTGTAGCTGATTTTGTCTTGCTTAATTAAGGTTTCACAGCAAACTGAATGTTAgttttgcatttcttttcattgttaatgACTTGCTGAAACACATATAAACCACatctatattaatcaatataatagttgtttttatttttctctctaaatttAGTCTTCATTTTCAACTGTCATTATTGGGTTCCACGGAAAATGAGTCATTACTcacacatcaacattttattGTTGTCAGAAAATTATAGCTCATGTTCACACATGTACATAAGTGGATGTGCACATCGACATACAAGCAGCAATAACATTCCCTTTTGAGTCAGTTACCCGTTTCATCTACTAATTAGGTACGCCGTAACTGGTGCTAAGGTGGCCGCTTCCGCCTTTGCTGTAAAGGAAAGATGAAACTTAAAAAGTTAAGTCAACAGATGAATTAAgagatgaatatttatataattaaataaaaaagtagaaaacacAACTAAAATTTCCCACTGACATGTATACTGAAGGTCTGTCTATTCGAAAATAAGGATTGAAAAGACTAgagcaaagaagaaaacaattTTTGCATATGCATTACTCGTAAAGGAAACCCTGTGGAAAAGTATATAACATTTAGCTTACCTTCCGCCTGCAGAACCACCCAGGCCGCTGCCACTGCCTCCTCCGAAGCCACCACTGCTGCCACCAACTCCGCCACTACCTCCGAAGCCACCACTGCCTCCAAGACCTCCGCTGCCTCCAAGACCTCCGCTGGAACCGAAACTGCTGCCACCTCCAAGGCTTCCACCACTTCCATGGCTGCCACCAACTCCACCACTGCCTCCAAGACCTCCGCTGCCTCCTAGTCCTCCACTGCCACCAAGTCCACCAGTGGAGCCAAAACTGCCACCACCAAGGCCTCCACTGCCGCTGTAACCTTGTCCAGAACCGCCTCCGCTGCCACCCAATCCTGATCCACCTAATCCTCCACTCCCAGAGCCTGATCCAAATCCACTAGACCCACTACCGGCACCCCCTAAGCCTGACCCTCCACTTCCAAAACCTGATCCACCAGTGCTGGATCCCAGTCCTCCACTTCCAAAACCTGATCCACCGGAACTGGagcctcttcctccacttccgaagCCTGATCCACCGGAACTAGAgccacttcctccacttccgaaGCCTGATCCAccagctcctcttcctccacccccggCTCCTCCACTGCCAAAGCCAGACCCGGACCCGCCGTGGCCTTTCCGTCCGCCGCCATAAGGGACGGGCTCGGCCACAGCCAGGCACAGCACCGCCATCGCGGCCGCGGAGACGATCTGCGAAATAttcagtgtgattttttttctacctttctttatttactttgagAAGTTTATTCGTTATCCTATTAAATTTATGAACTGAAAGCAAAATTCCAATATGTAATAACGATAAGCAGGGGACATACCAAAGCCCGTTGGTTCTTCATGATGCTCAGTTCTCTTTGCACAAGAGCTGATGCCCAGCCTGGATCGGTGTGACTATTATTACTTGTTTTCCACCCTTGGATGTTGCAGTTGCCAGTTACCATTGGCGAGCCACTGAACTAGCTTACGGTTTCCAGGAAGAGGAGTGATGCTTTGCAAGATGCCGTTGGTACTGCAACGTAAACAGGGAAAACCGAGTGCCTTCTGAGAATCGTGCACTGAGGAGCGTAAGCCGTGNNNNNNNNNNNNNNNNNNNNNNNNNNNNNNNNNNNNNNNNNNNNNNNNNNNNNNNNNNNNNNNNNNNNNNNNNNNNNNNNNNNNNNNNNNNNNNNNNNNNNNNNNNNNNNNNNNNNNNNNNNNNNNNNNNNNNNNNNNNNNNNNNNNNNNNNNNNNNNNNNNNNNNNNNNNNNNNNNNNNNNNNNNNNNNNNNNNNNNNNNNNNNNNNNNNNNNNNNNNNNNNNNNNNNNNNNNNNNNNNNNNNNNNNNNNNNNNNNNNNNNNNNNNNNNNNNNNNNNNNNNNNNNNNNNNNNNNNNNNNNNNNNNNNNNNNNNNNNNNNNNNNNNNNNNNNNNNNNNNNNNNNNNNNNNNNNNNNNNNNNNNNNNNNNNNNNNNNNNNNNNNNNNNNNNNNNNNNNNNNNNNNNNNNNNNNNNNNNNNNNNNNNNNNNNNNNNNNNNNNNNNNNNNNNNNNNNNNNNNNNNNNNNNNNNNNNNNNNNNNNNNNNNNNNNNNNNNNNNNNNNNNNNNNNNNNNNNNNNNNNNNNNNNNNNNNNNNNNNNNNNNNNNNNNNNNNNNNNNNNNNNNNNNNNNNNNNNNNNNNNNNNNNNNNNNNNNNNNNNNNNNNNNNNNNNNNNNNNNNNNNNNNNNNNNNNNNNNNNNNNNNNNNNNNNNNNNNNNNNNNNNNNNNNNNNNNNNNNNNNNNNNNNNNNNNNNNNNNNNNNNNNNNNNNNNNNNNNNNNNNNNNNNNNNNNNNNNNNNNNNNNNNNNNNNNNNNNNNNNNNNNNNNNNNNNNNNNNNNNNNNNNNNNNNNNNNNNNNNNNNNNNNNNNNNNNNNNNNNNNNNNNNNNNNNNNNNNNNNNNNNNNNNNNNNNNNNNNNNNNNNNNNNNNNNNNNNNNNNNNNNNNNNNNNNNNNNNNNNNNNNNNNNNNNNNNNNNNNNNNNNNNNNNNNNNNNNNNNNNNNNNNNNNNNNNNNNNNNNNNNNNNNNNNNNNNNNNNNNNNNNNNNNNNNNNNNNNNNNNNNNNNNNNNNNNNNNNNNNNNNNNNNNNNNNNNNNNNNNNNNNNNNNNNNNNNNNNNNNNNNNNNNNNNNNNNNNNNNNNNNNNNNNNNNNNNNNNNNNNNNNNNNNNNNNNNNNNNNNNNNNNNNNNNNNNNNNNNNNNNNNNNNNNNNNNNNNNNNNNNNNNNNNNNNNNNNNNNNNNNNNNNNNNNNNNNNNNNNNNNNNNNNNNNNNNNNNNNNNNNNNNNNNNNNNNNNNNNNNNNNNNNNNNNNNNNNNNNNNNNNNNNNNNNNNNNNNNNNNNNNNNNNNNNNNNNNNNNNNNNNNNNNNNNNNNNNNNNNNNNNNNNNNNNNNNNNNNNNNNNNNNNNNNNNNNNNNNNNNNNNNNNNNNNNNNNNNNNNNNNNNNNNNNNNNNNNNNNNNNNNNNNNNNNNNNNNNNNNNNNNNNNNNNNNNNNNNNNNNNNNNNNNNNNNNNNNNNNNNNNNNNNNNNNNNNNNNNNNNNNNNNNNNNNNNNNNNNNNNNNNNNNNNNNNNNNNNNNNNNNNNNNNNNNNNNNNNNNNNNNNNNNNNNNNNNNNNNNNNNNNNNNNNNNNNNNNNNNNNNNNNNNNNNNNNNNNNNNNNNNNNNNNNNNNNNNNNNNNNNNNNNNNNNNNNNNNNNNNNNNNNNNNNNNNNNNNNNNNNNNNNNNNNNNNNNNNNNNNNNNNNNNNNNNNNNNNNNNNNNNNNNNNNNNNNNNNNNNNNNNNNNNNNNNNNNNNNNNNNNNNNNNNNNNNNNNNNNNNNNNNNNNNNNNNNNNNNNNNNNNNNNNNNNNNNNNNNNNNNNNNNNNNNNNNNNNNNNNNNNNNNNNNNNNNNNNNNNNNNNNNNNNNNNNNNNNNNNNNNNNNNNNNNNNNNNNNNNNNNNNNNNNNNNNNNNNNNNNNNNNNNNNNNNNNNNNNNNNNNNNNNNNNNNNNNNNNNNNNNNNNNNNNNNNNNNNNNNNNNNNNNNNNNNNNNNNNNNNNNNNNNNNNNNNNNNNNNNNNNNNNNNCCACTGTGTTGTATGACAGAACAATGGCTCTCCCAACAAGAGCAGTCTCAACACATCACGGTTTTATCGCAATTTTATCTTCATaacttaataatgaaatatttaatacGGGTAAAAATAGTGATCAGCAGTATTTAtaccattgttagtattatttaagATAGCAATTATGATACCGTATTGATGAAAGCGGTAATCAGCCAAAAGGAATAGGGTTTGTAGAAAGGAAACAGAGGGTTCATTNNNNNNNNNNNNNNNNNNNNNNNNNNNNNNNNNNNNNNNNNNNNNNNNNNNNNNNNNNNNNNNNNNNNNNNNNNNNNNNNNNNNNNNNNNNNNNNNNNNNNNNNNNNNNNNNNNNNNNNNNNNNNNNNNNNNNNNNNNNNNNNNNNNNNNNNNNNNNNNNNNNNNNNNNNNNNNNNNNNNNNNNNNNNNNNNNNNNNNNNNNNNNNNNNNNNNNNNNNNNNNNNNNNNNNNNNNNNNNNNNNNNNNNNNNNNNNNNNNNNNNNNNNNNNNNNNNNNNNNNNNNNNNNNNNNNNNNNNNNNNNNNNNNNNNNNNNNNNNNNNNNNNNNNNNNNNNNNNNNNNNNNNNNNNNNNNNNNNNNNNNNNNNNNNNNNNNNNNNNNNNNNNNNNNNNNNNNNNNNNNNNNNNNNNNNNNNNNNNNNNNNNNNNNNNNNNNNNNNNNNNNNNNNNNNNNNNNNNNNNNNNNNNNNNNNNNNNNNNNNNNNNNNNNNNNNNNNNNNNNNNNNNNNNNNNNNNNNNNNNNNNNNNNNNNNNNNNNNNNNNNNNNNNNNNNNNNNNNNNNNNNNNNNNNNNNNNNNNNNNNNNNNNNNNNNNNNNNNNNNNNNNNNNNNNNNNNNNNNNNNNNNNNNNNNNNNNNNNNNNNNNNNNNNNNNNNNNNNNNNNNNNNNNNNNNNNNNNNNNNNNNNNNNNNNNNNNNNNNNNNNNNNNNNNNNNNNNNNNNNNNNNNNNNNNNNNNNNNNNNNNNNNNNNNNNNNNNNNNNNNNNNNNNNNNNNNNNNNNNNNNNNNNNNNNNNNNNNNNNNNNNNNNNNNNNNNNNNNNNNNNNNNNNNNNNNNNNNNNNNNNNNNNNNNNNNNNNNNNNNNNNNNNNNNNNNNNNNNNNNNNNNNNNNNNNNNNNNNNNNNNNNNNNNNNNNNNNNNNNNNNNNNNNNNNNNNNNNNNNNNNNNNNNNNNNNNNNNNNNNNNNNNNNNNNNNNNNNNNNNNNNNNNNNNNNNNNNNNNNNNNNNNNNNNNNNNNNNNNNNNNNNNNNNNNNNNNNNNNNNNNNNNNNNNNNNNNNNNNNNNNNNNNNNNNNNNNNNNNNNNNNNNNNNNNNNNNNNNNNNNNNNNNNNNNNNNNNNNNNNNNNNNNNNNNNNNNNNNNNNNNNNNNNNNNNNNNNNNNNNNNNNNNNNNNNNNNNNNNNNNNNNNNNNNNNNNNNNNNNNNNNNNNNNNNNNNNNNNNNNNNNNNNNNNNNNNNNNNNNNNNNNNNNNNNNNNNNNNNNNNNNNNNNNNNNNNNNNNNNNNNNNNNNNNNNNNNNNNNNNNNNNNNNNNNNNNNNNNNNNNNNNNNNNNNNNNNNNNNNNNNNNNNNNNNNNNNNNNNNNNNNNNNNNNNNNNNNNNNNNNNNNNNNNNNNNNNNNNNNNNNNNNNNNNNNNNNNNNNNNNNNNNNNNNNNNNNNNNNNNNNNNNNNNNNNNNNNNNNNNNNNNNNNNNNNNNNNNNNNNNNNNNNNNNNNNNNNNNNNNNNNNNNNNNNNNNNNNNNNNNNNNNNNNNNNNNNNNNNNNNNNNNNNNNNNNNNNNNNNNNNNNNNNNNNNNNNNNNNNNNNNNNNNNNNNNNNNNNNNNNNNNNNNNNNNNNNNNNNNNNNNNNNNNNNNNNNNNNNNNNNNNNNNNNNNNNNNNNNNNNNNNNNNNNNNNNNNNNNNNNNNNNNNNNNNNNNNNNNNNNNNNNNNNNNNNNNNNNNNNNNNNNNNNNNNNNNNNNNNNNNNNNNNNNNNNNNNNNNNNNNNNNNNNNNNNNNNNNNNNNNNNNNNNNNNNNNNNNNNNNNNNNNNNNNNNNNNNNNNNNNNNNNNNNNNNNNNNNNNNNNNNNNNNNNNNNNNNNNNNNNNNNNNNNNNNNNNNNNNNNNNNNNNNNNNNNNNNNNNNNNNNNNNNNNNNNNNNNNNNNNNNNNNNNNNNNNNNNNNNNNNNNNNNNNNNNNNNNNNNNNNNNNNNNNNNNNNNNNNNNNNNNNNNNNNNNNNNNNNNNNNNNNNNNNNNNNNNNNNNNNNNNNNNNNNNNNNNNNNNNNNNNNNNNNNNNNNNNNNNNNNNNNNNNNNNNNNNNNNNNNNNNNNNNNNNNNNNNNNNNNNNNNNNNNNNNNNNNNNNNNNNNNNNNNNNNNNNNNNNNNNNNNNNNNNNNNNNNNNNNNNNNNNNNNNNNNNNNNNNNNNNNNNNNNNNNNNNNNNNNNNNNNNNNNNNNNNNNNNNNNNNNNNNNNNNNNNNNNNNNNNNNNNNNNNNNNNNNNNNNNNNNNNNNNNNNNNNNNNNNNNNNNNNNNNNNNNNNNNNNNNNNNNNNNNNNNNNNNNNNNNNNNNNNNNNNNNNNNNNNNNNNNNNNNNNNNNNNNNNNNNNNNNNNNNNNNNNNNNNNNNNNNNNNNNNNNNNNNNNNNNNNNNNNNNNNNNNNNNNNNNNNNNNNNNNNNNNNNNNNNNNNNNNNNNNNNNNNNNNNNNNNNNNNNNNNNNNNNNNNNNNNNNNNNNNNNNNNNNNNNNNNNNNNNNNNNNNNNNNNNNNNNNNNNNNNNNNNNNNNNNNNNNNNNNNNNNNNNNNNNNNNNNNNNNNNNNNNNNNNNNNNNNNNNNNNNNNNNNNNNNNNNNNNNNNNNNNNNNNNNNNNNNNNNNNNNNNNNNNNNNNNNNNNNNNNNNNNNNNNNNNNNNNNNNNNNNNNNNNNNNNNNNNNNNNNNNNNNNNNNNNNNNNNNNNNNNNNNNNNNNNNNNNNNNNNNNNNNNNNNNNNNNNNNNNNNNNNNNNNNNNNNNNNNNNNNNNNNNNNNNNNNNNNNNNNNNNNNNNNNNNNNNNNNNNNNNNNNNNNNNNNNNNNNNNNNNNNNNNNNNNNNNNNNNNNNNNNNNNNNNNNNNNNNNNNNNNNNNNNNNNNNNNNNNNNNNNNNNNNNNNNNNNNNNNNNNNNNNNNNNNNNNNNNNNNNNNNNNNNNNNNNNNNNNNNNNNNNNNNNNNNNNNNNNNNNNNNNNNNNNNNNNNNNNNNNNNNNNNNNNNNNNNNNNNNNNNNNNNNNNNNNNNNNNNNNNNNNNNNNNNNNNNNNNNNNNNNNNNNNNNNNNNNNNNNNNNNNNNNNNNNNNNNNNNNNNNNNNNNNNNNNNNNNNNNNNNNNNNNNNNNNNNNNNNNNNNNNNNNNNNNNNNNNNNNNNNNNNNNNNNNNNNNNNNNNNNNNNNNNNNNNNNNNNNNNNNNNNNNNNNNNNNNNNNNNNNNNNNNNNNNNNNNNNNNNNNNNNNNNNNNNNNNNNNNNNNNNNNNNNNNNNNNNNNNNNNNNNNNNNNNNNNNNNNNNNNNNNNNNNNNNNNNNNNNNNNNNNNNNNNNNNNNNNNNNNNNNNNNNNNNNNNNNNNNNNNNNNNNNNNNNNNNNNNNNNNNNNNNNNNNNNNNNNNNNNNNNNNNNNNNNNNNNNNNNNNNNNNNNNNNNNNNNNNNNNNNNNNNNNNNNNNNNNNNNNNNNNNNNNNNNNNNNNNNNNNNNNNNNNNNNNNNNNNNNNNNNNNNNNNNNNNNNNNNNNNNNNNNNNNNNNNNNNNNNNNNNNNNNNNNNNNNNNNNNNNNNNNNNNNNNNNNNNNNNNNNNNNNNNNNNNNNNNNNNNNNNNNNNNNNNNNNNNNNNNNNNNNNNNNNNNNNNNNNNNNNNNNNNNNNNNNNNNNCCTACAAACCCTATTTCCTTTTGGCTGATTACCGCTTTCATCAATACGGTATCATAATTGCTATcttaaataatactaacaatggtaTAAATACTGCTGATCACTATTTTTACCCgtattaaatatttcattattaagttATGAAGATAAAATTGCGATAAAACCGTGATGTGTTGAGACTGCTCTTGTTGGGAGAGCCATTGTTCTGTCATATAACACagtggggtgaaaaaaaaatcacttgtatGAAAACGTGTTTTCTNNNNNNNNNNNNNNNNNNNNNNNNNNNNNNNNNNNNNNNNNNNNNNNNNNNNNNNNNNNNNNNNNNNNNNNNNNNNNNNNNNNNNNNNNNNNNNNNNNNNNNNNNNNNNNNNNNNNNNNNNNNNNNNNNNNNNNNNNNNNNNNNNNNNNNNNNNNNNNNNNNNNNNNNNNNNNNNNNNNNNNNNNNNNNNNNNNNNNNNNNNNNNNNNNNNNNNNNNNNNNNNNNNNNNNNNNNNNNNNNNNNNNNNNNNNNNNNNNNNNNNNNNNNNNNNNNNNNNNNNNNNNNNNNNNNNNNNNNNNNNNNNNNNNNNNNNNNNNNNNNNNNNNNNNNNNNNNNNNNNNNNNNNNNNNNNNNNNNNNNNNNNNNNNNNNNNNNNNNNNNNNNNNNNNNNNNNNNNNNNNNNNNNNNNNNNNNNNNNNNNNNNNNNNNNNNNNNNNNNNNNNNNNNNNNNNNNNNNNNNNNNNNNNNNNNNNNNNNNNNNNNNNNNNNNNNNNNNNNNNNNNNNNNNNNNNNNNNNNNNNNNNNNNNNNNNNNNNNNNNNNNNNNNNNNNNNNNNNNNNNNNNNNNNNNNNNNNNNNNNNNNNNNNNNNNNNNNNNNNNNNNNNNNNNNNNNNNNNNNNNNNNNNNNNNNNNNNNNNNNNNNNNNNNNNNNNNNNNNNNNNNNNNNNNNNNNNNNNNNNNNNNNNNNNNNNNNNNNNNNNNNNNNNNNNNNNNNNNNNNNNNNNNNNNNNNNNNNNNNNNNNNNNNNNNNNNNNNNNNNNNNNNNNNNNNNNNNNNNNNNNNNNNNNNNNNNNNNNNNNNNNNNNNNNNNNNNNNNNNNNNNNNNNNNNNNNNNNNNNNNNNNNNNNNNNNNNNNNNNNNNNNNNNNNNNNNNNNNNNNNNNNNNNNNNNNNNNNNNNNNNNNNNNNNNNNNNNNNNNNNNNNNNNNNNNNNNNNNNNNNNNNNNNNNNNNNNNNNNNNNNNNNNNNNNNNNNNNNNNNNNNNNNNNNNNNNNNNNNNNNNNNNNNNNNNNNNNNNNNNNNNNNNNNNNNNNNNNNNNNNNNNNNNNNNNNNNNNNNNNNNNNNNNNNNNNNNNNNNNNNNNNNNNNNNNNNNNNNNNNNNNNNNNNNNNNNNNNNNNNNNNNNNNNNNNNNNNNNNNNNNNNNNNNNNNNNNNNNNNNNNNNNNNNNNNNNNNNNNNNNNNNNNNNNNNNNNNNNNNNNNNNNNNNNNNNNNNNNNNNNNNNNNNNNNNNNNNNNNNNNNNNNNNNNNNNNNNNNNNNNNNNNNNNNNNNNNNNNNNNNNNNNNNNNNNNNNNNNNNNNNNNNNNNNNNNNNNNNNNNNNNNNNNNNNNNNNNNNNNNNNNNNNNNNNNNNNNNNNNNNNNNNNNNNNNNNNNNNNNNNNNNNNNNNNNNNNNNNNNNNNNNNNNNNNNNNNNNNNNNNNNNNNNNNNNNNNNNNNNNNNNNNNNNNNNNNNNNNNNNNNNNNNNNNNNNNNNNNNNNNNNNNNNNNNNNNNNNNNNNNNNNNNNNNNNNNNNNNNNNNNNNNNNNNNNNNNNNNNNNNNNNNNNNNNNNNNNNNNNNNNNNNNNNNNNNNNNNNNNNNNNNNNNNNNNNNNNNNNNNNNNNNNNNNNNNNNNNNNNNNNNNNNNNNNNNNNNNNNNNNNNNNNNNNNNNNNNNNNNNNNNNNNNNNNNNNNNNNNNNNNNNNNNNNNNNNNNNNNNNNNNNNNNNNNNNNNNNNNNNNNNNNNNNNNNNNNNNNNNNNNNNNNNNNNNNNNNNNNNNNNNNNNNNNNNNNNNNNNNNNNNNNNNNNNNNNNNNNNNNNNNNNNNNNNNNNNNNNNNNNNNNNNNNNNNNNNNNNNNNNNNNNNNNNNNNNNNNNNNNNNNNNNNNNNNNNNNNNNNNNNNNNN from Penaeus monodon isolate SGIC_2016 chromosome 23, NSTDA_Pmon_1, whole genome shotgun sequence includes these protein-coding regions:
- the LOC119588054 gene encoding glycine-rich cell wall structural protein 1-like isoform X1 — encoded protein: MKNQRALIVSAAAMAVLCLAVAEPVPYGGGRKGHGGSGSGFGSGGAGGGGRGAGGSGFGSGGSGSSSGGSGFGSGGRGSSSGGSGFGSGGLGSSTGGSGFGSGGSGLGGAGSGSSGFGSGSGSGGLGGSGLGGSGGGSGQGYSGSGGLGGGSFGSTGGLGGSGGLGGSGGLGGSGGVGGSHGSGGSLGGGSSFGSSGGLGGSGGLGGSGGFGGSGGVGGSSGGFGGGSGSGLGGSAGGSKGGSGHLSTSYGVPN
- the LOC119588054 gene encoding acanthoscurrin-2-like isoform X2, with protein sequence MKNQRALIVSAAAMAVLCLAVAEPVPYGGGRKGHGGSGSGFGSGGAGGGGRGAGGSGFGSGGSGSSSGGSGFGSGGRGSSSGGSGFGSGGLGSSTGGSGFGSGGSGLGGAGSGSSGFGSGSGSGGLGGSGLGGSGGGSGQGYSGSGGLGGGSFGSTGGLGGSGGLGGSGGLGGSGGLGGSGGFGGSGGVGGSSGGFGGGSGSGLGGSAGGSKGGSGHLSTSYGVPN